One Lacunisphaera limnophila DNA window includes the following coding sequences:
- a CDS encoding glycine zipper domain-containing protein yields MNNHRHFTALSAGSALLFGAFFNTGCQTDSSNTERGALGGAVAGAIVGGIIGHQSGDRDKGAAAGAAAGAIIGGVAGNREDRRVSEIQYERRIAEEALAKERAQEDARRQRMIAQGKTVEDQEILAARQRAEAAEAEVARLKAEEADALKRAKQLEEFRAREAAAKAEAERIRNGE; encoded by the coding sequence ATGAATAACCATCGTCATTTCACCGCCCTGAGCGCCGGGTCCGCCCTGCTCTTCGGCGCCTTCTTCAACACCGGTTGCCAGACCGACAGTTCCAACACCGAGCGCGGCGCTCTTGGCGGGGCTGTGGCCGGCGCCATCGTCGGCGGCATCATCGGTCACCAGTCCGGTGACCGCGACAAGGGCGCCGCCGCCGGCGCCGCCGCCGGCGCCATCATCGGTGGCGTCGCGGGCAACCGCGAGGACCGCCGGGTCTCCGAGATCCAATACGAGCGCCGCATCGCCGAGGAAGCCCTCGCCAAGGAGCGCGCCCAGGAGGATGCCCGCCGCCAGCGCATGATCGCCCAGGGCAAGACGGTCGAGGACCAGGAAATCCTCGCCGCCCGCCAGCGCGCCGAGGCCGCCGAGGCCGAGGTGGCCCGGCTCAAGGCCGAGGAGGCCGACGCCCTCAAGCGCGCCAAGCAGCTCGAGGAATTCCGCGCCCGCGAAGCCGCCGCCAAGGCTGAGGCTGAGCGCATTCGCAACGGCGAGTAA
- the acpS gene encoding holo-ACP synthase, translating into MISLPPGGILIGLGCDLIETERIHSVLKRHGDRFLKRVFTEEEQAYCNGLKFPHKHYAARWAAKEAVAKCFTTGIGEHLEWTSVSVYHGSRHEPLVRLDAKATALLAEVGATHVMLTLSHIDTHAMAVAALVRH; encoded by the coding sequence ATGATCTCCCTTCCTCCCGGTGGCATTCTGATTGGTCTGGGCTGTGATCTCATTGAGACCGAGCGCATCCACAGCGTGCTCAAGCGCCACGGGGACCGGTTCCTCAAGCGCGTGTTCACCGAGGAGGAGCAGGCGTACTGCAACGGCCTCAAGTTTCCCCACAAGCATTACGCCGCCCGCTGGGCCGCCAAGGAGGCGGTGGCCAAGTGCTTCACCACCGGCATTGGCGAGCACCTCGAGTGGACCTCGGTTTCTGTTTATCACGGCAGCCGCCACGAACCGCTCGTGCGCCTCGACGCCAAGGCCACGGCCCTGCTGGCGGAGGTCGGCGCCACCCACGTGATGCTGACCCTCTCGCACATCGACACCCACGCGATGGCGGTCGCGGCACTGGTCCGGCACTGA
- a CDS encoding alpha-1,2-fucosyltransferase, whose amino-acid sequence MSPPSHSPRREVCVKLSGRLGNQMFQYATGLALARRIGATLTLDGAPLDSPAKSRVQIIRSFALTEPCYHSGTSVAERLSRFLARSCGVPRPPFRKHGLPIVHETGLAYDPTVFEHNEGCHLMGRWQSARYFESVDGEIRKTFDLGRHAGAGVQAHAESIRREVLPVAVHLRRGDYATNPRTLSRFGLCTRPYYDAARRHLESVAQPSHYFVFSDDPAAAQAELAGWTNTTFLSGHTAEEDLWLIGQCRQAIISNSTFAWWGGWLIPPSPGKIIVAPKQWFAAAMQQRKSPRDIYCPDWVQV is encoded by the coding sequence ATGTCGCCCCCCTCCCACTCGCCGCGCCGGGAAGTCTGCGTGAAGCTCAGCGGCCGCCTGGGCAACCAGATGTTCCAGTACGCCACCGGCCTGGCGCTCGCCCGCCGGATCGGCGCCACGCTCACGCTGGATGGGGCCCCGCTGGACTCGCCGGCCAAATCCCGTGTTCAGATCATCCGGAGTTTCGCGCTGACGGAGCCCTGCTATCACTCGGGCACGAGCGTCGCCGAGCGCCTCAGCCGGTTCCTGGCGCGCTCGTGCGGCGTGCCACGACCACCCTTCCGCAAACACGGCCTGCCCATCGTCCATGAGACCGGCCTGGCGTACGATCCCACGGTTTTTGAACACAACGAGGGCTGCCACCTGATGGGCCGCTGGCAGTCGGCCCGCTATTTCGAGTCCGTGGATGGCGAGATCAGGAAAACCTTCGATCTCGGCCGGCATGCTGGCGCCGGCGTCCAGGCCCACGCGGAGTCGATCCGTCGCGAAGTCCTGCCGGTGGCGGTGCATCTGCGCCGCGGGGACTACGCCACGAACCCGCGCACCCTGAGCCGCTTCGGCCTGTGCACGCGGCCGTATTACGATGCCGCCCGCCGCCACCTCGAATCGGTTGCCCAGCCGTCGCACTATTTCGTTTTTTCCGACGACCCCGCGGCCGCGCAGGCGGAACTCGCGGGCTGGACCAACACCACCTTCCTGTCCGGCCACACCGCCGAGGAAGACCTGTGGCTGATCGGCCAATGCCGGCAGGCCATCATCTCCAACAGCACCTTCGCGTGGTGGGGTGGCTGGCTGATCCCCCCCTCGCCCGGGAAGATCATCGTCGCCCCGAAACAATGGTTCGCCGCGGCGATGCAACAGCGCAAATCACCCCGGGATATCTACTGCCCCGACTGGGTGCAGGTCTGA
- a CDS encoding VC0807 family protein, translating into MPSPAATPPRKENLLLNLACTVAAPAIILSKLSDRLGARNALLVALAFPLAYGIYDLIKRRNFNFIAALGFTSTLATGGLGLLRLDPFWFAVKEAAVPTLIGLTVLVSQWTKKPLVRTMMFNDQVINVPKVEEALDRRDQRPAFRELLKTSSWLLAGSFALSAVLNFVLARIIITAMPETPLFNEQLGRLTWVSYIVIMVPSMAVMIYALWRLFKGLQVLTGLTLDEILHQPAEKK; encoded by the coding sequence ATGCCCTCCCCCGCCGCCACACCGCCCCGCAAAGAAAACCTGCTGCTGAACCTCGCCTGCACCGTGGCGGCCCCGGCGATCATCCTGTCGAAGCTGAGCGACCGCCTGGGCGCCCGGAACGCCCTGCTGGTGGCCCTCGCCTTCCCCCTGGCTTACGGGATCTACGACCTGATCAAGCGCCGGAATTTCAATTTCATCGCCGCACTGGGCTTCACCAGCACGCTGGCGACCGGCGGCCTGGGCCTGCTCCGGCTCGACCCGTTTTGGTTTGCCGTCAAGGAGGCGGCGGTGCCGACGCTCATCGGGCTGACCGTGCTGGTGTCGCAATGGACCAAGAAGCCCCTCGTCCGCACCATGATGTTCAACGACCAGGTGATCAACGTGCCCAAGGTGGAGGAGGCCCTCGACCGCCGTGACCAGCGACCCGCCTTTCGCGAACTGCTCAAAACCTCCAGTTGGCTCCTGGCCGGCTCCTTCGCGCTGAGCGCGGTGCTGAACTTCGTGCTGGCGCGGATCATCATCACGGCCATGCCGGAGACCCCGCTGTTCAACGAGCAGCTGGGCCGGCTGACCTGGGTGAGCTACATCGTGATCATGGTGCCCAGCATGGCGGTCATGATCTATGCCCTCTGGCGGCTGTTTAAGGGCCTGCAGGTGCTGACCGGCCTCACGCTCGACGAGATTCTGCACCAGCCGGCGGAAAAGAAGTAG
- the dprA gene encoding DNA-processing protein DprA — protein sequence MADTLTERQAFMVMNDLPNIGPITLNRLLAEFGGDPREILTADKRRLESVRGVGPETSAAILAWRTHFDLPREEERLAQAGAVFITTRDEGYPKMLREIHDPPIGLYRKGPYLFEQPCIAIVGSRRTTLYGQSVAKKLGADLARLGFCVVSGLARGIDTAAHEGALSVGGKTAAVLGTGIDIIYPSENLGLYRQIAETGAVLAEFPFGRKADRQSFAMRNRIVSGISEAVVVVESDESGGAMITARFAGEQGRLIFAVPGRIDQATSRGCHQLIRDGATLLTGVDDILSELSYLDGLRPKAIETAGEPRVLELLLPQLDEKEGRVLGALAGGATQGIDALIAATGLGSAEVSAALMMLELKKLVVKRADGTFESRS from the coding sequence ATGGCAGACACCCTTACCGAGCGGCAGGCGTTCATGGTGATGAACGACCTGCCCAACATCGGCCCCATCACGCTCAACCGGTTGCTGGCGGAGTTTGGGGGCGACCCGCGGGAAATCCTGACCGCGGACAAACGCCGCCTCGAGTCCGTGCGCGGAGTTGGTCCGGAGACGAGCGCGGCCATCCTTGCCTGGCGCACCCATTTCGACCTGCCGCGCGAGGAAGAGCGTCTGGCACAGGCCGGGGCGGTGTTCATCACCACGCGGGATGAGGGTTATCCCAAAATGCTGCGGGAGATCCATGATCCCCCGATCGGTCTCTATCGGAAGGGACCTTACCTGTTTGAGCAACCTTGCATCGCCATCGTCGGCAGCCGGCGCACCACGCTCTATGGGCAGTCGGTCGCCAAGAAACTCGGCGCCGACCTGGCGCGCCTCGGCTTTTGCGTCGTGAGCGGGCTGGCGCGCGGCATCGACACTGCCGCCCACGAAGGCGCGTTATCCGTCGGCGGCAAGACGGCCGCGGTGCTGGGCACCGGGATCGACATCATCTATCCCTCGGAAAACCTCGGGCTCTATCGGCAGATCGCCGAGACCGGGGCCGTGCTCGCGGAATTTCCCTTTGGGCGAAAGGCCGACCGCCAATCCTTCGCCATGCGCAACCGGATCGTGTCCGGCATCAGCGAGGCGGTGGTGGTCGTGGAGAGCGACGAGTCGGGCGGGGCCATGATCACGGCGCGTTTTGCCGGCGAACAGGGCCGGTTGATCTTCGCCGTGCCAGGCCGGATCGACCAGGCGACGAGCCGGGGTTGTCATCAACTGATCCGCGACGGGGCCACCCTGCTCACCGGCGTGGACGACATCCTTTCCGAACTGAGCTACCTCGACGGACTGCGGCCGAAGGCGATCGAGACCGCGGGGGAACCCCGGGTGCTGGAGTTGTTGTTGCCGCAACTGGACGAGAAGGAAGGCCGCGTACTGGGCGCGCTCGCGGGCGGGGCAACGCAGGGGATTGATGCGCTGATCGCGGCCACCGGCTTGGGCTCGGCCGAGGTTTCGGCCGCCCTGATGATGCTCGAGTTGAAGAAGCTGGTGGTGAAGCGGGCCGACGGGACCTTCGAGTCGAGGAGCTGA
- a CDS encoding NAD(P)H-hydrate dehydratase, protein MDRVPSHPVLSCAAAKAWEAGRLPDEAAEWQAMQRAGLALAAAITEDFKEIGGLPADARILVLVGKGHNGGDALLAARALLTAIPAATAEVVFCFGETTLRPLAARALADLRSSVGPRAATRLVAKGAPGLLAPGYALCLDGIFGFQFRPPMDDATADLIHAVNAHPAIRFRAAVDLPSGVGETNAPTVFRADFTYATGIVKQPVLLSAAAASVGRLRYLDLGFFDPVAKLGGPGCPGSASPATDYVLTQDILAPLAALRSSQTDKRTFGHLLVVGGSRSYPGAVVLAVRAALRSGAGLVTAFVPERLAPEYAARHPEAMWVGCPETAAGGLAGGTVDLIQARQSRATAMLMGPGMSAEPEVIETMVAIGRMSAIPLVLDADALRPEVLAAAQGRSVVCTPHAGEYERIGGRAGLRPASGSGDVVTVLKGPLTRIVSNSGGSETGPTYYSPFGGPVLARGGSGDILAGLIGGLLAQSPADPLLAACRGVVWHGRAADLLARARGQVAIELSETLEQLGPALHP, encoded by the coding sequence ATGGATCGCGTGCCATCCCACCCGGTCCTGAGTTGCGCCGCGGCCAAGGCGTGGGAGGCCGGCCGGTTGCCGGACGAGGCCGCCGAATGGCAAGCCATGCAACGGGCGGGACTCGCCCTCGCGGCGGCGATCACCGAGGATTTCAAGGAGATCGGCGGCTTGCCTGCGGACGCGCGGATCCTGGTGCTGGTGGGAAAGGGCCACAATGGCGGCGATGCTTTGCTCGCGGCGCGGGCGTTGTTGACCGCCATCCCGGCGGCCACCGCCGAAGTGGTGTTCTGCTTCGGCGAAACAACCCTGCGGCCGCTGGCGGCACGGGCTCTGGCTGATTTGCGGTCGAGTGTGGGCCCGCGTGCTGCAACGCGCTTGGTGGCTAAAGGGGCTCCGGGCCTGCTCGCCCCGGGTTACGCCCTCTGCCTGGACGGCATCTTCGGTTTCCAATTCCGCCCGCCGATGGATGACGCGACGGCAGATCTCATCCACGCGGTGAACGCGCACCCGGCCATCCGGTTCCGGGCTGCCGTGGATCTGCCCAGCGGGGTGGGCGAGACGAACGCTCCGACGGTTTTCCGGGCGGATTTCACCTATGCCACCGGCATCGTCAAACAGCCGGTTTTGCTGTCGGCGGCGGCCGCGTCCGTGGGCAGGTTGCGGTATCTGGATTTGGGGTTCTTCGACCCTGTAGCCAAGCTCGGTGGGCCCGGTTGTCCGGGGTCAGCGAGCCCGGCTACAGACTACGTGCTGACTCAGGATATACTGGCCCCGTTGGCGGCCTTGCGTTCGTCCCAGACGGACAAGCGTACCTTCGGCCATCTACTCGTCGTGGGTGGCTCGCGCAGCTATCCGGGCGCGGTGGTGCTGGCCGTGCGCGCGGCGCTGCGCAGTGGGGCGGGATTGGTGACGGCTTTCGTGCCCGAGCGACTGGCTCCGGAATACGCGGCCCGCCACCCCGAGGCCATGTGGGTGGGTTGCCCGGAAACCGCCGCCGGCGGCCTGGCCGGGGGAACAGTGGACCTGATCCAGGCCCGCCAGTCGCGCGCCACCGCCATGCTGATGGGTCCGGGCATGAGTGCAGAGCCGGAGGTGATCGAGACCATGGTGGCGATTGGGCGCATGTCGGCCATTCCCTTGGTGCTCGATGCCGATGCCTTGCGGCCGGAAGTGCTGGCGGCTGCGCAAGGCCGCTCTGTGGTCTGCACGCCCCACGCAGGCGAATATGAGCGGATCGGGGGTAGGGCCGGTCTTCGACCGGCCTCGGGCAGCGGAGATGTGGTCACCGTGCTCAAGGGGCCTTTGACCCGCATCGTGAGTAACTCGGGCGGGTCTGAGACCGGCCCTACTTACTACTCCCCTTTCGGCGGCCCGGTGCTGGCGCGGGGCGGGAGCGGGGATATCCTCGCCGGTCTGATCGGCGGGTTGCTGGCGCAGTCGCCAGCGGACCCGCTGCTGGCGGCGTGCCGCGGGGTGGTCTGGCACGGACGGGCGGCTGATTTGTTGGCTCGCGCCCGGGGCCAGGTCGCCATAGAGCTATCGGAAACCCTCGAGCAGCTCGGGCCGGCGCTCCATCCCTGA
- a CDS encoding pyridoxine 5'-phosphate synthase, with amino-acid sequence MLVNLPLMLLLGVNIDHAATLRQARYRQVDAGFGGLVEPDPVALAGLCEQAGADGITVHLREDRRHIQDEDVRLLAASHSTRLNLEMACTPAMTELALRLRPHSVCLVPESREEITTEGGLDVVKHRDKVARVTDAMNAAGIKTSLFIDPDPEQIAMSAQLRAPWIELHTGAYANAYHLPGRGPELARLVAGAEQGHALGLVVNAGHGINYINITEVRTIPHLHELNIGHSIISRALFTGIAEAVRTMKALMNA; translated from the coding sequence ATGTTGGTCAACCTTCCCCTCATGCTCCTCCTCGGCGTAAACATCGATCATGCTGCCACCCTCCGGCAGGCCCGCTACCGGCAGGTGGACGCCGGCTTTGGCGGCCTCGTGGAGCCCGACCCGGTGGCCCTCGCCGGCCTGTGCGAGCAGGCGGGCGCCGACGGCATCACCGTCCACCTGCGCGAGGACCGGCGTCACATCCAGGACGAGGACGTGCGCCTGCTGGCCGCATCCCACTCCACCCGGCTGAACCTCGAGATGGCCTGCACCCCGGCCATGACCGAACTGGCCCTGCGGTTGCGGCCCCATTCGGTCTGCCTCGTGCCGGAAAGCCGCGAGGAGATCACCACCGAGGGCGGTCTCGATGTGGTGAAGCACCGGGACAAGGTTGCCCGCGTCACCGACGCCATGAACGCCGCCGGCATCAAGACCAGCCTCTTCATCGACCCCGACCCGGAGCAGATTGCGATGTCCGCGCAATTGCGGGCGCCGTGGATTGAGCTGCACACCGGCGCCTACGCCAACGCCTACCACTTGCCCGGGCGCGGCCCCGAACTCGCCCGCCTCGTCGCGGGCGCCGAGCAGGGCCACGCCCTCGGCCTGGTCGTCAATGCCGGCCATGGCATCAATTATATCAACATCACCGAGGTCCGGACCATCCCGCACCTGCATGAGCTCAACATCGGCCACAGCATCATCAGCCGCGCCCTCTTCACCGGCATCGCCGAGGCCGTGCGCACGATGAAGGCGCTGATGAACGCTTGA
- a CDS encoding DUF268 domain-containing protein: protein MKKALSRIRGIPQYLADFVTLRGQAGRSKHVFPFGTFKPKPGDRYGLNGDTARGQYFHQDFLVARRIFLNNPKRHLDVGSRVAGFIAHVASYREIEAIDIRPMNKVLPNIKFLQADLMADLPPEFIACCDSLSCLHTIEHFGLGRYGDPVNFEGHLLGLENLRKILKPGGKFYFSTPIGPQRIEFNAHRVFSVAYLADLLERDYTIDHFSYVDDRGDLHEDVGLTPALRANSCGCRRGCGIFELTKK, encoded by the coding sequence ATGAAGAAGGCCCTCAGCCGGATCCGCGGCATCCCCCAATACCTCGCTGACTTCGTCACCCTCCGCGGACAGGCCGGTCGCAGTAAGCACGTCTTCCCCTTCGGCACCTTCAAGCCCAAGCCCGGTGATCGCTACGGCCTGAATGGCGACACGGCCCGCGGCCAGTATTTCCACCAGGACTTCCTCGTCGCCCGCCGCATCTTCCTGAACAACCCCAAGCGCCACCTCGACGTCGGCTCACGCGTGGCCGGCTTCATCGCCCACGTCGCTTCCTACCGCGAGATCGAGGCCATCGACATCCGGCCGATGAACAAGGTGCTGCCGAACATCAAATTCCTGCAGGCCGACCTGATGGCCGACCTGCCCCCCGAGTTCATCGCGTGCTGCGACTCGCTGTCCTGCCTGCACACGATCGAGCACTTCGGCCTCGGCCGCTACGGGGACCCGGTGAACTTCGAGGGCCACCTGCTCGGCCTGGAGAACCTGCGCAAGATTCTCAAGCCCGGCGGCAAATTCTATTTCTCCACGCCGATCGGCCCGCAACGCATCGAGTTCAACGCCCACCGCGTGTTCAGCGTGGCCTACCTCGCCGACCTGCTGGAGCGGGATTACACCATCGACCATTTCTCCTACGTGGATGACCGGGGCGACCTGCACGAGGACGTCGGCCTCACCCCGGCCCTCCGCGCGAACAGCTGCGGCTGCCGCCGCGGGTGCGGCATCTTCGAGCTGACGAAGAAGTGA
- a CDS encoding histidine triad nucleotide-binding protein: MKTLFQKIIDREIPAKLAHEDEHCIAIHDISPQAPVHVLVIPKNLIPRVGEATPANQATLGHLLLTAAALARKLGIADTGYRLVINNGRDGGESVPHLHVHLLGGRPLGWPPG, translated from the coding sequence ATGAAAACCCTTTTCCAGAAGATTATCGACCGGGAGATCCCGGCCAAGCTGGCGCATGAGGACGAGCACTGCATCGCCATCCATGACATCAGCCCGCAGGCGCCGGTCCATGTGCTGGTGATACCCAAAAATCTGATCCCCCGGGTCGGCGAAGCCACCCCGGCCAACCAGGCGACGCTTGGCCATCTGCTGCTTACGGCCGCCGCCCTGGCCCGGAAACTGGGGATCGCCGATACCGGCTACCGGCTCGTGATCAACAACGGCCGGGATGGCGGGGAGTCCGTGCCCCACCTCCACGTCCATCTCCTGGGCGGGCGGCCCCTGGGCTGGCCGCCGGGCTGA
- the nrdR gene encoding transcriptional regulator NrdR codes for MRCPKCTSIEDKVIDSRIARDGNSIRRRRECLECGHRYTTNEEFVRDTLVVVKRDGRQEPFLREKLLGAIRAACHKRPIDNEQITMLVEDVIDAVEARYDTQVPTQAIGEHVMQRLRKMDQVAYVRFASVYKEFRDVSEFVHEISSLAPGGAGATPKTKK; via the coding sequence ATGCGCTGCCCCAAATGCACCTCGATTGAGGACAAGGTGATCGACTCCCGCATCGCCCGCGACGGCAACTCCATCCGCCGCCGCCGCGAGTGCCTCGAGTGCGGCCACCGCTACACCACCAACGAGGAGTTCGTCCGCGACACCCTCGTCGTCGTCAAGCGAGACGGCCGCCAGGAACCCTTCCTCCGCGAAAAGCTCCTCGGCGCCATCCGCGCCGCCTGCCACAAGCGCCCCATCGACAACGAGCAGATCACCATGCTGGTCGAGGATGTGATCGACGCGGTCGAGGCCCGCTACGACACCCAGGTCCCCACCCAGGCCATCGGCGAGCACGTCATGCAGCGTCTGCGCAAGATGGACCAGGTGGCCTACGTCCGCTTCGCCTCCGTCTACAAGGAATTCCGCGACGTCTCCGAATTCGTCCACGAAATCAGCAGCCTTGCGCCGGGCGGCGCCGGTGCTACACCGAAGACCAAGAAATGA
- a CDS encoding anthranilate synthase component II, with amino-acid sequence MLLVIDNYDSFTFNLVQYFGQLGVSMQVFRNDELTPAAAERLNPDRVLISPGPCTPSDAGVSLDIIKTFAGKKPVLGVCLGHQAIGQIFGGNVIRAPRQMHGKLSPITHTGRGVFQGLPSPFTATRYHSLIVERASLPDCLEITAESSDGEIMGLQHKQFSVHGVQFHPESIATEGGMQILKNFLTLN; translated from the coding sequence GTGCTGCTAGTCATAGACAACTACGATTCCTTCACCTTCAATCTGGTCCAGTATTTCGGCCAGCTGGGGGTAAGCATGCAGGTTTTTCGCAATGACGAGCTCACGCCCGCCGCTGCCGAACGCCTGAACCCCGACCGTGTGCTCATCTCGCCGGGTCCCTGCACGCCGTCCGATGCCGGTGTAAGTCTCGACATCATAAAAACTTTCGCCGGCAAGAAGCCCGTGCTCGGCGTGTGCCTCGGTCACCAGGCCATCGGCCAGATCTTCGGCGGCAACGTCATCCGCGCCCCGCGCCAGATGCACGGCAAACTCTCGCCCATCACGCATACCGGCCGCGGTGTGTTCCAAGGACTGCCCTCCCCCTTCACGGCCACGCGCTACCATTCCCTGATCGTGGAGCGGGCCAGCCTGCCCGACTGCCTGGAGATCACGGCGGAATCCTCCGACGGCGAAATCATGGGCCTGCAGCATAAACAATTTTCCGTGCACGGGGTCCAATTCCACCCTGAATCCATCGCCACCGAAGGCGGGATGCAGATCCTGAAAAACTTCCTCACCCTCAACTGA
- the tgt gene encoding tRNA guanosine(34) transglycosylase Tgt — protein sequence MSSHFQLLKTDTGTAARRGRLQTLHGPIETPIFMPVGTQGTVKSLTPAQIKETGAQIILGNTYHLNLRPGSELVRDLGGLHQFMGWDGPILTDSGGFQVFSLAKLRDIRDDGIAFSSHLDGSKLFLGPREVMTIQANLGSDIAMVIDECPPWPCTREACRDAVDRSYRWAQQCKQIATDNGFLAGGHHVFAIAQGSTFDDLRREAAESLAALDFPGYAVGGVSVGEPEPEMLKQVGATTPFMPADKPRYTMGLGTPPQILKMIALGVDMFDCVHPTRVARNGAAFTPDGLINLRNERYRADPAPLVEGLDNYTCRKFTRAYLRHLVMANEILACTLLTLHNLHFYLDLMAQARAHIEAGDFGPWHRAWVERFEAGEAAAQRK from the coding sequence ATGAGCAGCCACTTTCAATTGTTAAAGACCGATACAGGGACCGCCGCCCGGCGAGGCCGTTTGCAGACCTTGCACGGCCCGATCGAGACCCCGATTTTCATGCCGGTTGGCACCCAAGGCACAGTCAAGTCGCTGACCCCCGCGCAGATCAAGGAGACCGGCGCCCAGATCATCCTCGGCAACACCTATCACCTCAACCTGCGCCCGGGGTCGGAATTGGTGCGGGATTTGGGCGGATTGCATCAATTCATGGGGTGGGACGGCCCGATCCTGACAGACAGCGGTGGGTTTCAGGTGTTCAGCTTGGCCAAGCTCCGCGACATCCGGGACGACGGCATCGCGTTCTCCTCGCACTTGGACGGGTCGAAGCTGTTCCTCGGTCCGCGCGAGGTCATGACGATCCAGGCGAACCTGGGATCGGACATCGCGATGGTCATCGATGAGTGCCCGCCCTGGCCGTGCACCCGCGAGGCGTGTCGCGACGCGGTGGACCGCAGCTACCGCTGGGCGCAGCAGTGCAAGCAGATCGCCACCGACAACGGGTTCCTGGCGGGCGGCCATCACGTCTTCGCCATCGCCCAGGGCTCGACCTTTGACGACCTGCGGCGTGAGGCGGCCGAGTCGCTCGCCGCGCTGGATTTCCCGGGTTATGCCGTCGGCGGTGTGAGCGTAGGCGAGCCCGAGCCGGAGATGTTGAAGCAGGTGGGCGCCACCACGCCGTTCATGCCGGCGGACAAGCCGCGCTACACGATGGGCCTCGGCACGCCGCCGCAGATCCTGAAGATGATCGCGCTGGGCGTGGACATGTTCGACTGCGTGCACCCGACGCGCGTGGCGCGCAACGGCGCGGCCTTCACGCCGGACGGCTTGATCAACCTGCGCAATGAGCGCTACCGCGCGGATCCGGCGCCGCTCGTCGAGGGCCTGGACAATTACACCTGTCGGAAATTCACCCGCGCCTACCTCCGGCATCTGGTCATGGCCAACGAGATCCTGGCCTGCACGCTGCTCACGCTGCACAATTTGCATTTCTACCTCGACCTCATGGCTCAGGCCCGCGCGCACATCGAGGCGGGCGATTTCGGCCCGTGGCACCGCGCCTGGGTCGAGCGGTTTGAGGCGGGCGAGGCGGCCGCGCAGCGGAAGTAA